The Myxococcales bacterium genomic sequence CACGCCTTTCGGCATCATCATGACCGGCATCGGTGTGATCTCGCTGGCGGGCGTGGTGGTGAACAATGCCATCGTGCTCCTCGACTACGTCGAACAGCTCCGCGCCCGTGGCGTGCCGATGAAGGACGCGCTGATGGAGGCGGGCACCGCGCGCTTTCGGCCCGTGGTCCTGACGGCGCTCACCACTGTCCTTGGCCTGGTGCCCATGGCCCTTGGCATCTCGATCGACTTTTCCAAGCTCGCGATCACGTCGGGGTCTCAGTCCACGCAGTTCTGGGCCGCCATGGCGGTGGCGGTCATTTTTGGCCTGGCCTTCGCCACCGTGCTGACGCTGGTCATGGTTCCCACCATGTATTCGATCGCAGAGGACCTGCGGCGGCGCGGGCGTCGGCTGCTGCGGCTTTCCCCGGGGGATGACGAAGCTGGGGCGCCCCACGCCCAGGTCCAGTAACCGGGGGGCGGCCCGGGTGCCATAAACCTTGACCGCCCGGCCGTGCCTCCGCCTATAGTTCCCGCATGATCGAGGTGCGAGGCCTGACCAAACACTACGGCGCGCGCGCCGCGGTGAAGGGCGTGGACCTCGAGGTCCTGCCGGGGCAGATCCTCGGACTCCTCGGGCCCAATGGGGCCGGTAAAACCACAACCATCTCGGTCATTGCGGGCGTGTTTCCTCCAACCCATGGCCAGGTCATCATCGCCGGTCACGACGTCGTCAAGGACGGGCGGCTCGCCCGCTCGCAGCTGGGGTACGTACCCCAAGAACTCGCGCTCTACGACGAGCTCAGCGCGGTGGAGAACCTGGCTTTTTTCGCCAGCGTTCAAGGGGTTCCGCGCAGCCTGCGGGCGGCGCGCGTTCAGGAAGCCCTGGCGCTCTGTGGGCTGGCCGAGCGCGCACACGATCGCGTCTTCACCTTTTCAGGCGGGATGAAACGAAGGTTGAACATCGCGGCTGCTTTGCTTCATGCCCCCAAGGCCGTCATTCTCGACGAACCGACGGTGGGCGTCGACCCGCAAAGCCGGGCTCACATCTTCGACCAGGTGCGCCGCTTGCGCGACGAGCGGCAGTTGGCTGTGCTTTACACGAGTCACTACATGGAGGAAGTGCAGGCCCTGTGCGATCAGGTCGCGATCCTCGACGGCGGACGCCTCGTGGCGAAGGGAACCCCCGAGGGGCTCGTGCGGGAGCACGCCGGGGATGCCTTCGTGGACCTGACCGTCGAAGGAGAGCTGCGCGCGCTCGAAGGCGCTTTGTCGCCCTTCGGCGCGGTGAGGCGGCGAGACCGTACGTACCGCATCGAGACAGGGGCGGTCGCGGCCGTGGTCGCCGCCGTCGAGCGGGCAGGCGGCCGGGTGCGTACCCTCCACGCCGGGGCACGCGACCTGGAAAGCGTGTTTCTGTCGCTCACGGGCCACGAACTTCGAGATTGAACGATGCTGACGGCGACGGTGAAGAAAGAGGCTTTGCTGCTCTGGCGGGACCGAGGCGCCCTGGCAAGCCTCTTTCTGCTGCCTCTGGCGTTCATGACCTTTATGGGCTTCATCTTCCGCGGTACCGACGCCAGCGCGCCCCGCAAGCTGGTCGTGGTGGATGACGGGGCTGCGACGACGGAGGCTTTTGTGGGGGCCCTCGAAACCACGGGCGCCTTTGCCCTCGCCAAGGCCCCCGAGGCGCGTGCGCGCGCGCTCGTCAAGACGGGCCAAGCCGACGCGGCTCTTCTCGTGCCCGCCGAAGAAGCGGAAGACGCGCAGAGCCCTTATCGCCTGCTGATGGACGGGGGCACACCTCTCGCCGTGCGTGCGTCCGTCCAGGCGATCGTGAGCGCGGTCGTGGCGCGTATGGCCGCAGAGCCTGCGTGCCGCACGCCGCCCGAAAACCTGCCCCTTCGGGTGGAAGACGTGCGGGGTGCCGGAGCCCCCCTGCGCAACGCCGACGGGTTTCAGGTGTCGGTACCTGGAAACGTCGTCCTCTTTGGTTTCTTCATCGCCGTCACGCTGGGGATCTCCTTCATCGAGGAGCGCAAGAGCGGCACCTGGCGCCGCCTGCTCGCGGCCCCCGTCCACCCGGGGGCTCACCTGCTAGGCAAGATGCTCACCTATCTGCTCATCGGCATTTTGCAGATGGTCTTCCTCTTCGCCGTGGGCCGGGGCGTGCTGGGCATGCGCCTGGCGGGAAGCGCGTTCGCGATGGCGCTGGTTTGCTTGGCTGTGGTGCTGTGCGCGGTGTGTTTGGGTCTCTTCGTCGCTTCGGTCGGGCGTTCGGCCCGCACGGTGGGGGCCTTGACCTCGGTGGTGTTGCTCGTGCTCGGCATGCTCGGCGGCGCAATGATTCCGCGCGCGCTCATGCCCGAAAGCGTGCGTGCGCTCGGGCTGTTTACGCCTCACGGATGGGCCCTCGATGCCCTACAAATGCTCGTGCTCGTTCCCGGCAGCGGCCTTGCGGACGTGGCGCGGCCGCTGCTCGTGCTCCTGGCCTTCTCGGTGGGCTTTGCGCTGCTCGGCTGGTGGCGTTTCCCGTTGCGGGACGGTTAGCCGGGGGGGAGCCCGCCTCTGCGCCACGCTCCGGCATGCGCCCGCTCAGCGCCGTCGGCGGCCGTCCGCGGTCGTGCGGAGTGGTTGTGCGAGTGGACGGCGCGTGAGAACTGGCCGAAAATGAGGGGAGGAAGGAACCTGGTAGCTTCAGCCGTACCCAGGGCGCCTCTCACGACAACCCGCATGAATCCGAACGCGCCTTCGCCTTGTCTCCTCCGGTGCGGCTCATGAGTGGCGACACCGCGGGCTCCCCCCTGCTCACACTCCTGCGTCAAGCCACGTCCGCCTGGCACGGGCGGGTCGAGGCCCATCCGCTCATGGAGGCCTTCGCGCGAGGCCAGCCGGGCCGGGGCGACTATGCCGCTTATCTCGCGGGGTTGTTGCCCGTGTACCGTGCCCTCGAGGCGGGGCTCGAGGCGCTCGCCGACGCGTCGCCGCTCACGGCCCTGCGCGTTCCCGCGCTCTACCGCAGCCGGGCGATCGAGGCTGATCTGGCCACTCTTGGCGTACCCCCCTCGGCCGCGTGGACCTCACGGCTCTCGGCCCGCATCGAGGCCTGGGCGCGTGAGGCGCCGCATTGCCTGGCCGCGCCGGCTTACGTTCGGTACCTGGGCGACTTGAGCGGCGGGCGTGTTCTTCGGGCACGCTTCGCCTCGGCCCTCGACGTCCCCGCCGCATCGCTTGCGTTCTTTGATTTCGGCGACGGGCAGGCGGCTTTGCGGGCCACCTGGCTTGCCACGCTCGCGTCACTACGCCTCGAACGCGCGCACACGGAGCAGGTCGCGGCGGCCGCGGTGCTGTGTTTTTCCGACCACGAACCCCTTTTCGACGAGATGGTGGCCGCGGCGCGTGCGGCTGTCTTTCGCGTGGCCTGAACAGACGAAAGCGGGCAGCGAGTCGCCCGTCAGCCCGCCGCCTGCTCACCGCCCGCGCGCGATGTATGCGGACCCGTTTCCAGGCGGTGGCGGACCAGGGACACGTGCTCGCGCAGAACATAAAGCTGATCGGCGAAGGACAGCGGCGTTTTGACCTCGTTGACGGCGTCCTCGATCTCGTCGATGCGAACCAGCAGCTTGCGCCTTTCCTCGACGCCAGGCTTTGCCAACAGCTCCTGCTCGATCGCCATGAGGGCTCCGTACCAGCGGTAAATGCGCGAGCGCACCCTCCAGCGGTAGAGCGCGGGCAAGGCGCGGGTGGCGGGCACGATCACCACGAGCAAGGGAACCAGCAGCACGAGCAAACGATCGATGAGGCTCGCCAGCCAAAATGGCAGGCTCTTGTAGAGCAGCTTGCCCCCGGTTTTGTAGTAGCGCTCGGCGTCTTCACTGAGAGGAAAGTCATGCGCAACGGGGGAGGGGTACTCGCCCGCGTTGCGGAACACGCTGGCGGGTCCGTGGATCTCGCGGGCGGCGCTGATGAGCATGTCCGAAAGCGCCGGGTGCAACTCGGGTCGGGCGATGAGCTCGACCGTGGGGCCGATGAGTTCGTAGTCCTGAGGCGGATCGTTGCCGGCGAGATCCAGCGCACCCTCGGGCAGCTGGAGGTGCGTCAAATAGCGGAGGCGGCGGACGTAGCCTTTGGACTGACGAAAATTCATCAGCTCGATCTCCGGTGCCGCCCGGAGCTTTCGAAAGATCTCGCGCGTGGCCGTGTCGCTCGTCAGGAAGGCGGCATCGAGGTCACCTGCCAGAAGCGCAGCGGCAGCCTCTGCCCCTGCAAGAGGCACCAGCTGAGGAGTCGCCGTGTCCATCCCGTTGGCAGCCAGCAACTTCAACGCGAGGGCGCGTGTCCCGCTGCCCTCGAGCCCGATGGCGATGCGTTTGCCGGCTAGCTGCGTGAGCCGCTGGATCTCGCTGGGGTTCGGTAAGCGGTGGTACACCATCAGCGGCTGTGGGAACAGGCTGCCCAGCGACACGAGGCCCTTGGTGTCCTCCTCGTCCTGCAGGAGCCCGCTTTGCACGAAGCCCACGTCCACGTCGACGCGACGATCAGCGAGCTTGTCCAGGTTTTCGTCGGCCCCCCGGGAGGGCAAGATCTCGACGGTGATGCCGTGTCTCTCGATGAGCGCCTTGTAGCGCTCGGCGTGCTTCCTGTAATTGCTGCCTTCCGGACCGCTCAGCAGGCGGATCCGGTTCGGTGGCGCGGGCCGCACGAACTCCACCGCCACCCAGATGGCGAGGGCGGCGACCACAGCCACGGGCAGCCCCACGATGAAGAGGTCGCGCCACGACACACGCACGAATTTGGGGTCGCGGCGAGGAAAAGGCAGGGAGGGGCGGGCACGTCGTTTCATGGGCGGGCGTAGTCTACATCGAGCGGGGCGCCACTTCGGGGCGTCGTCGTGCGGGCACCGTGCAGACCGCTTTCGATGACATGTGATAGCCAAAAGCTATCTAACTCATACAAAGCTTGTGTTGGTGAACTCAGAAAAGCGGGCGCATCTTGAGACACATCAGGTGGCCACGAGGGCCGCCGTCACAGGAGGAAGCGCACATGTTGACCGTTGGAGACAAGTTTCCCGAGTTCGAACTGAAAGCCGTGGTGAGCCTGGAAGCCGGGCAGGAGTGGAAGACCGTCCGCTCCACCGACGACCCCGGACTGTGGAAAGTGGTGTTCTTCTGGCCCAAGGATTTCACCTTTGTGTGTCCCACCGAAATCGCCGCCTTCGGTCGCCATAACCAGGACTTCCTCGACCGTGAGGCCCAGGTGCTCGGGGCAAGCGTCGACAGCGAGTTCGTGCATCTGGCCTGGCGCAAAAGCCATCGGGACCTCAAGGATTTGCCCTTCCCCATGCTGGCGGACATCAAACGCGAGCTGTCCACCGCGCTGGGAATCCTGCACAAAGGCGAGGGCGTCGCGATGCGTGCGACCTACATCGTCGACCCGGAGGGCGTGATTCGTTTCGTGTCGGTCACGGACCTGAACGTCGGCCGGAACGTCGACGAGGTGCTGCGGGTGCTCGACGCCTTGCAAACGGACGAGCTGTGCCCCTGCAACTGGAAAAAAGGCGAAAAGACGCTGGAGGTCGGGTGATCATGAACCTCGAAGAGCTGCGCAACCAAATCCCTGAACCCGCACGGGACATCAAGCTGAACCTTCAGTCCGTGCTGGCGCAATCGGTGCTGAGCCCCGCGCAGACATGGGGCGTGGCCGTGGCGGCCGCCGTGGCCACGCGCAACCCCGCGCTGCGGGCGGCCATCGTCAGCGAGGCGCGCAAGCACGTGACCGAGGCGGTGATCGACGACGCCCTGGCGGCCGCGGCCTTGATGGCGATGAACAACGTGTACTACCGCTTCCGTCACCTGGTGGAAAACCCCAGCTACGGCACCAAGCCCGCGCGGCTCCGCATGAACCGCATGGTCAAGCCGCTCGGTGACAAGGTGGATTTCGAGCTGTTTTCGTGCGCGGTGAGCGCGCTCAACGGCTGCGGCACCTGCATGCATGCCCACGAGCGCGTCGTGGTCGGAGGGGGGCTCACCGAAGAACACGTACACGACGCCGTTCGCATCGCCGCCACGCTTGCGGCAGCGGCGGTGGCGCTCGAGATGCGCGCGGAGCTGGCGCCGGGCGTGGGGGAAGCGGCGTGAACGAGACAGCGGGGCGGCCTGGCAAGACCCTCTGCCAGGCCGCCGGGCGCATCCGCTCTACAGCGCCCCCACCAGCTGCTTGAACTCATCGAGCAAAGCGCGGTTGGCGCAGTAGCAGCGTCGGGGCCCGTCGATCTCTCCCTTGATGAGCCCGCAGGCCTTGAGAACGCGCAGGTGTTCCGAAACCGTCGAAGCGGCAAGCGGCAGCTGCCCTGCGAGCTCGCCCGCCACGCATACGTTCTTGGCCAGGAGCACGCCCAGAATGTGTACCCGTGCGGGGTGTGCCAGGGCCCGGCATAGCTCCGAAAGCCGTTGCTCGTCCGGGGGACGCAAGGCCGGTACACGGGCGTTTGTGTCAGCTTCGCAACATTCGGAGGGGCAACAGGCCCCGGTCTGGTCGTTCATGGGTATTTCGTCTAAGTACGAAATACCGACGGCCCGGGTCAAGCGGTGCCGGAAAAAGGAACCATGCTTCGCCTCGATGACATTTTCACACCTCTCGCCCTCGCGGGCGCGCTGACCTTCGTGTGCGCCGTGCCGCCCGGCGCGCTCGCTGCACCCAATGCCGCGCCCGCCGCAGCCAAAGCCGCTCCCACGGCCCTCTTCCCGGCGCTGGCCCGCTACGCCGACTCGCTTCCCGCTGGCTTCGATGCTCTGCCAGCCGACCGGAAAAAGCAGCTCGACAAGCTCGCGCTCTACATCAAGTCAAGGCGCAGCGCCGGCGAGCCCGCGCGTCTTGTCTACATTTGCACCCACAACTCGCGCCGAAGCCACATGGGGCAGCTCTTCGCCAGCCTGGCAGCCGCGTACTACGGCATCGAAGGGGTCGAGACCTTCTCGGGTGGCACCGAGGTCACCGCCTTCAATCCGCGCGCCGTGGCGGCGCTCTCACGAGCCGGCTTCGTGATCACCCCGTCCGGGTCCGACAACCCTCGTTACCGTGTCGCGTTTTCCGCCGGCCGTCCCGCGGTGGTGGCCTTCTCGAAGGTCTACGACGATCCCGCGAATCCCAAGCGTGATTTTGCGGCAATCATGACCTGCTCTCATGCCGACAAAACCTGTCCGATGGTGGCTGGCGCCAGCCTCCGTGCGCCTCTTCACTACGAAGATCCGAAGGTTTCGGATGGCACGCCCGAAGAGGCGGCCGTCTACGACGGGCGGGCACGTCAGATCGCCACGGAGGCTTTCTACTTGTTTTCCCGGCTCCGGAGCTGAAGGAGGTCAATGTGGCTTCATCCTGGCTTGCCCACGCAAACGAATGGCTCGGCCACGAGCTTGCGGGCTCCCAAGGCCTGACCAGCTTTCTGTTGCTGCTGGTGGGCGGCGTCCTGGCGAGCTTGCTTCCCTGCGTGTATCCGCTCTACCCGGTCACCGCGGCCATTTTGGGCCGGCGGGTCGGTCGTCTCGGCCGCTGGGAGCATCCGGCGATCTACTACGCAGGCCTGGCGACGACGTACCTCTCGTTCGGGGTCATCGCGTCGCTGACGGGCGGCAGCTTCAACGAGGTCTTGCGTTGGCCTCTCGTAAACCTCGGGATCGGAGCGCTTTTCATCGTGCTGGCCCTGGCCACGATCGGTTGGCTTCCCTTTCCCGAGGTGGGTCACCGCCTTCGCTCCGGCAGAGGCGGGGGGCGGCTGGGTACCTTCGGCATGGGGGCGGGAGCAGGACTGGTGTCGAGCGCGTGCGTGGGGCCCGTGGTGGTCAGCATCCTCATCTCCCTCGCGGCCCACACGAGCCAGGTCTCCGTGGGAGCGACCCTTCTGGCCGCCGGTAAAATGATGCTCTTTGGAATGGGCGTGGGACTTCCCTTGCTTCTCATCGGGGGCTTCGGGCTGGTCTTGCCGAAGGGAGGCGCCTGGATGTCCCGGGTCCAGCAACTCTTCGGGCTGCTCATCGTTTGGTTCGGCGGGGGGTACCTTCGCAAGGGCCTGACGGGCCTCGGCTTCTCGGATGTGGCCGGCGGATCCCTGCTCGCAGGCGCCCTGCTCGTGGCCGGCGCGGTGTGGCTGGGGCAAGAGCCGGAGCGCACCGTCGCCGAACGCACCAAACGATCCCTACTTACGGTCGCCGGTGTCAGCGGGTTTTTGCTGATGGGCCACACGGTTTTGGCTTCGGCGTTGCCTCCTGCCGCGTGGCCCGGGCCCGCCGCCGGAGCCGTGGCCTCCGCGCCCGCGGTGGAGACCCACGGCAACCTCACCTGGCACTTGGACAAGGACGCCGCCTACGCTGACGCGGCTTCGCGAGGGAAGCCGGTGTTCATCGACTTTCACGGGGACTGGTGCACCAACTGCAAGGCCTTCGCCGAAAAGACGCTGGCGGATGCCGAACTCAACGCCGCCCTGGCAAACGTGGTGCTTCTCAAGGTTCAGGATGGCACGTCGCTCTTTTCCTCGTTCGCGGCCGATCCTCGGTTCCCCGAGCTGAAGGTGGGCCTGCCTTTCTTCGTCATCACAGACCCGCTGGGCTCCCTGCTCTACAAGACCAGCGACTTCACGAAGACCTCCGAAATGACGCTTTTCCTCACCGACTGATCGACTGAAGCGGCTGCGCCGCTGCGGCCAGGTCTAAACCGCGTAGAACCGGCGCAAGATGGTCTGTTCGACTTCGCCCCGCTTGCGGGCCGGCACGGGTACGCGCAAGAGCAAGTTCACGTGCTCGGGCGCCACGGCTTGTACCAGCACGTCCGGGTGGGGGAAGTTGAGCGGAAGTCCATGCTTGGCGGCTGTAGCGTCGAGCGCGCGGGCGGCGTCGTCGGCGAAGGGTTCACACACCTCGTTGGCGATCGACAGAAGACGATCGCGATGTTTCGGCAGCTCGCCCGCCGACTTCAAGGGCACGGCCACCACGTGCACCACGAAGTTGTCCGTCAGCGTTTCGTTGTAGACCCGGGCTGCAAGAAACACGCTGTTCGGCAGCACCACCGTGCGCCCCGTGGGTTGATGCCCCGGGCCGATCTCCAGGATCGTGGTCGTCAGCAGCTGGTGATCGATCACGTCGCCCCGGAGGCCATCCACTTCGATGCGGTCGCCCACGTCGAAGGTGGCCCCGCTGGCGCGCACCAGCGCGCCCGACATGCACATGATCAATTCCTTCGTGGCGATCACCACGGCCGCTGCGATCGCCACCAGAGAAAGCGCCAGGGTTCTGAGCTCGTCGGCCCAGATCACCGTGAGCCCAAGGACTGCGATGCCCAGCGCCACCCACCGGGTACGCGCCTTGAGGCGCAGGGGATCCGCCAACGGGCGCTCTTTGAAGTGCACCAGCGAGCGTATGGTCAGCGCGCGGCCTGCCACGACCGCCAAGAGCAGGACCGCCGAGGAGACCAGATTGCGAAGGATGTCGCGTTCGGTCCAAAAGCCGTGGAGAAAATCAGGCAGCTGCAAGGTCACCCACCCTGTTTATGGCAAAGCTTCTGCGGTTTTCGAGCCGTGCCTGGCCCGCGCGTGCGTCGTCATCGCTCTTCCATATCGCTTTTCGTGTTCCCCCCGCCGCCTCGATATAATGAAGGCTTCCATGAGCCCGTCCTCCGATAGCGACCGCCGCGCCCTCAACCGTGTCGAGGTGTACGCCCAGGCCACGTTCCGCGGTGCGGAGGTGCAAATCATGGACGTGCGCAATCTCTCGAGCGGAGGCGTCTATCTGGTGGGCACGCCCGACGCGTACCCCGAGTTCATACCGGGCCGCGAATTCGAACTGGTGATCTTCGGCACCGAAGACGGCGCGGGCGATGAGGAAGACTTCAACATCCAGTGTCGGGGTCGGGTCATCCGGGTGGATCCCGGCTGGCCCGGAAAGCGCCCCCCGGGGTTTGGCGTGACGCTCGAACCCCTCGATCAGGACCACCGGGACCGCTTGGCGAACCTGCTCCTGCGTGCCTCGGCTTACCGGCCCGGCGCCCGGTCCGACTGAGCGCCCACGCCGGCGCGCTGTTGGCGCAGCGTGTGAAGGAAAATTTGCTCCGCCTCGAGCGAGGGGGTACTCCGAGAAGGTGTTTCGCATGTTCCGCATCGTGTTTGTTCTGGGAACGCTCGCGGCCATGGTTTGGTTCGGGACCCAGGTGAAGCTCGGCGACCTCACCCTCTACGAGCACCTCATGGCGATCGTCAACAGCGAGCCCTCGAGGAACCTGGTCGAAGGCACGAAAGGTAAGTTCACCGAAGGTGTCTCGGAGGTGGGAAAGCTGATCGGCGACAAGACGTCCACGTCGACGAGCGACGACCCCAAAGGTTCGAGCAAGCCGGACAAGTCGGGCGACAAACGAGGCGCCCGTGCGTTGGCAGCAGGCGAAGACAGGCCCTCGGACGACGTGCCCGAGGCCGATCGCAAAGCCCTGCGGAAGCTCATCGAGTCCCGGCCGTGAGCCGCGGGCGTGCGTGCCCGGCTCTCCTGTCTCTCCTGGGCGTCCTGGGCACGCTGCCTGCCACGTCCTGGGCACGCCCTCCGGGGGAGCCGCTCTGGCAGGAAGGACGTGGCGCCGGCCGGCCGCCTCTGGCGGCGCTGGTCGAGCGTTGCCGCGCCGCCGTGGTGCAGATTCGCGGCCAGCTGACGGGCCGGGCGGGGCGTGGCTCCGGGGCTCAAATGTCCGTGGGTACGGGGTTCGTGATCTCCTCCGCGGGCCATGTGGTGACGAATGAGCACGTGGTGCGAGAGGCCGACGATCTCCGGGTGCGTCTTCACGACGGGCGTGAGTTGTCTGCGTGTGTGGTGGGGGTGGACGGTCCCACCGACATCGCTTTACTGAAGGTGTCCCCCCCGCGGCCCCTGCCTGTGTTGCCCCTGGGTGACTCCACCCAGGTGAAGGCCGGCGACGACGTCTTCGTGATCGGCAATCCTTTCGGCTTCGACCACAGTGTGACCGCCGGGATCTTGTCGGCCAAGGATCGGATCGTGGACCGCTTTGCGCCGCCCGAGCCCGCGGCCGGCGCCTCCTACGCGTTCTACCTGCAAACCGATGCGGCCATCAACATGGGCAACTCCGGCGGGCCGCTGCTCTCCCGCGGAGGTGTGGTGATCGGTGTGGCTTCGGCGTTTTGGGGGGGCACGCAGCCTGCCCAAGGCATCGGCTTCGCCATCCCCATCGACGTGGTGAAGCGGCTCTTGCCGCAGCTGGCGGCGGTAGGACGCGCCGTGCGCTCGTGGCTGGGTGTCGACGTGCAGGCCCTGGATCCTCCGCTTGCCGAAGCCTTCGGGCTTACCAGCACCCAGGGTGCCTTGCTCGCTTCCGTCCAGGCCCAAAGCCCGGCCGCCCTTGCGGGCCTGCGCGCCGGCGACGTCGTGGTGAGCTGGGGGGGGCACCCTCTGACGGGTGTGGAGGACTTCAAGATCTACGCTCAGCTCACCCCTCCCGGGCAGCGGGTCGTGGTGAACGTGCGCCGGAGCGGCCGGGCCCACACGGTGACGCTGGCCACCGTGGCGGCGGCCAGTCCTCCGCTCGCGCCGCACCCGGCGTCCTGCCAAGAGGGCGGACCCGTGCAGCAGCCGCCCTTGGGCCTCGACGTTCAGGTCGCCCGGGGCAAAACGCCCGGACTGCTGGTGCGCACCGTGCCTGCCGGGGTGGCGCGCGATGCGGGCCTGCTGCCCGGAGACGTCATCGTGCAGGTCGGCGCCAAGCCGGTGGCCAGCCTCGGGGCGTTGGCCGAAGCCCTCGCGCCCGCGCACGCTCCCCACGCCGTGCTGGTGCGCCGGGAGCAAGGCAGTTTCTGGGTCGCCCTGGCCCCCCACGCCCCGGCGCCCCCACCGCCCTGAGCGACAGGTGCTATAGACCGAAAGCCATGGAAGAGAAGGTATACCGACAGCTCGTCGACCAGGCGTTCGCGCGGATCGACGCCGCCTTCGAGGACGCCGACCCTGATCTGGCGGAGAGTGCTTTGTCTCAGGGCACGCTCACCGTTACGTTCAACAACCGCCTGCGCCTCATCATCTCGCCGCAGACGCCGGTCCGGCAGATCTGGGTGGCCTTTCGGGACCGTGCATGGCACCTCGACCACCAAGCCGACACGGGAAGCTGGGTGGACGATCGCGGCCAGGGCGTCGAGCTCTATCGGCTGGTCGAGCAGCTCGCGCACGAACAGGCGGGGCTGCAGATCCGGGTCTGAGGCGGGCCCTTCAGCGGACCACCACGGCGCCGGCCCGGTAGACGAGGCGGCTCACGGAGGGAAGGGGCGTGCGGGCCGGCCGCAGGCGGCCTCGGCGACCGATGCCCTCGGGCTCG encodes the following:
- a CDS encoding metalloregulator ArsR/SmtB family transcription factor, whose amino-acid sequence is MNDQTGACCPSECCEADTNARVPALRPPDEQRLSELCRALAHPARVHILGVLLAKNVCVAGELAGQLPLAASTVSEHLRVLKACGLIKGEIDGPRRCYCANRALLDEFKQLVGAL
- a CDS encoding thioredoxin family protein, which produces MASSWLAHANEWLGHELAGSQGLTSFLLLLVGGVLASLLPCVYPLYPVTAAILGRRVGRLGRWEHPAIYYAGLATTYLSFGVIASLTGGSFNEVLRWPLVNLGIGALFIVLALATIGWLPFPEVGHRLRSGRGGGRLGTFGMGAGAGLVSSACVGPVVVSILISLAAHTSQVSVGATLLAAGKMMLFGMGVGLPLLLIGGFGLVLPKGGAWMSRVQQLFGLLIVWFGGGYLRKGLTGLGFSDVAGGSLLAGALLVAGAVWLGQEPERTVAERTKRSLLTVAGVSGFLLMGHTVLASALPPAAWPGPAAGAVASAPAVETHGNLTWHLDKDAAYADAASRGKPVFIDFHGDWCTNCKAFAEKTLADAELNAALANVVLLKVQDGTSLFSSFAADPRFPELKVGLPFFVITDPLGSLLYKTSDFTKTSEMTLFLTD
- a CDS encoding mechanosensitive ion channel family protein — protein: MQLPDFLHGFWTERDILRNLVSSAVLLLAVVAGRALTIRSLVHFKERPLADPLRLKARTRWVALGIAVLGLTVIWADELRTLALSLVAIAAAVVIATKELIMCMSGALVRASGATFDVGDRIEVDGLRGDVIDHQLLTTTILEIGPGHQPTGRTVVLPNSVFLAARVYNETLTDNFVVHVVAVPLKSAGELPKHRDRLLSIANEVCEPFADDAARALDATAAKHGLPLNFPHPDVLVQAVAPEHVNLLLRVPVPARKRGEVEQTILRRFYAV
- a CDS encoding ABC transporter permease — its product is MLTATVKKEALLLWRDRGALASLFLLPLAFMTFMGFIFRGTDASAPRKLVVVDDGAATTEAFVGALETTGAFALAKAPEARARALVKTGQADAALLVPAEEAEDAQSPYRLLMDGGTPLAVRASVQAIVSAVVARMAAEPACRTPPENLPLRVEDVRGAGAPLRNADGFQVSVPGNVVLFGFFIAVTLGISFIEERKSGTWRRLLAAPVHPGAHLLGKMLTYLLIGILQMVFLFAVGRGVLGMRLAGSAFAMALVCLAVVLCAVCLGLFVASVGRSARTVGALTSVVLLVLGMLGGAMIPRALMPESVRALGLFTPHGWALDALQMLVLVPGSGLADVARPLLVLLAFSVGFALLGWWRFPLRDG
- a CDS encoding carboxymuconolactone decarboxylase family protein; the encoded protein is MMNLEELRNQIPEPARDIKLNLQSVLAQSVLSPAQTWGVAVAAAVATRNPALRAAIVSEARKHVTEAVIDDALAAAALMAMNNVYYRFRHLVENPSYGTKPARLRMNRMVKPLGDKVDFELFSCAVSALNGCGTCMHAHERVVVGGGLTEEHVHDAVRIAATLAAAAVALEMRAELAPGVGEAA
- a CDS encoding ABC transporter ATP-binding protein; this translates as MIEVRGLTKHYGARAAVKGVDLEVLPGQILGLLGPNGAGKTTTISVIAGVFPPTHGQVIIAGHDVVKDGRLARSQLGYVPQELALYDELSAVENLAFFASVQGVPRSLRAARVQEALALCGLAERAHDRVFTFSGGMKRRLNIAAALLHAPKAVILDEPTVGVDPQSRAHIFDQVRRLRDERQLAVLYTSHYMEEVQALCDQVAILDGGRLVAKGTPEGLVREHAGDAFVDLTVEGELRALEGALSPFGAVRRRDRTYRIETGAVAAVVAAVERAGGRVRTLHAGARDLESVFLSLTGHELRD
- a CDS encoding biliverdin-producing heme oxygenase is translated as MSGDTAGSPLLTLLRQATSAWHGRVEAHPLMEAFARGQPGRGDYAAYLAGLLPVYRALEAGLEALADASPLTALRVPALYRSRAIEADLATLGVPPSAAWTSRLSARIEAWAREAPHCLAAPAYVRYLGDLSGGRVLRARFASALDVPAASLAFFDFGDGQAALRATWLATLASLRLERAHTEQVAAAAVLCFSDHEPLFDEMVAAARAAVFRVA
- a CDS encoding PilZ domain-containing protein, producing the protein MSPSSDSDRRALNRVEVYAQATFRGAEVQIMDVRNLSSGGVYLVGTPDAYPEFIPGREFELVIFGTEDGAGDEEDFNIQCRGRVIRVDPGWPGKRPPGFGVTLEPLDQDHRDRLANLLLRASAYRPGARSD
- a CDS encoding peroxiredoxin; amino-acid sequence: MLTVGDKFPEFELKAVVSLEAGQEWKTVRSTDDPGLWKVVFFWPKDFTFVCPTEIAAFGRHNQDFLDREAQVLGASVDSEFVHLAWRKSHRDLKDLPFPMLADIKRELSTALGILHKGEGVAMRATYIVDPEGVIRFVSVTDLNVGRNVDEVLRVLDALQTDELCPCNWKKGEKTLEVG
- a CDS encoding ABC transporter substrate-binding protein, whose product is MKRRARPSLPFPRRDPKFVRVSWRDLFIVGLPVAVVAALAIWVAVEFVRPAPPNRIRLLSGPEGSNYRKHAERYKALIERHGITVEILPSRGADENLDKLADRRVDVDVGFVQSGLLQDEEDTKGLVSLGSLFPQPLMVYHRLPNPSEIQRLTQLAGKRIAIGLEGSGTRALALKLLAANGMDTATPQLVPLAGAEAAAALLAGDLDAAFLTSDTATREIFRKLRAAPEIELMNFRQSKGYVRRLRYLTHLQLPEGALDLAGNDPPQDYELIGPTVELIARPELHPALSDMLISAAREIHGPASVFRNAGEYPSPVAHDFPLSEDAERYYKTGGKLLYKSLPFWLASLIDRLLVLLVPLLVVIVPATRALPALYRWRVRSRIYRWYGALMAIEQELLAKPGVEERRKLLVRIDEIEDAVNEVKTPLSFADQLYVLREHVSLVRHRLETGPHTSRAGGEQAAG